A single genomic interval of Mycolicibacterium sp. MU0053 harbors:
- a CDS encoding DUF5631 domain-containing protein, which yields MRRASQQALSIPAFRTPVDCTPWVLGGLWPVELNQVSPETASLAEYLRKDLQRIADSANQKLREISEAPLEEPVRQAEEARVINVARAFAVLRVESTIRHLRKEPLGFQPEYLSLGVAPEEPTQVVRRAAAPPVETTIVLEQHDQPPDRTPEAAPVSEAPAAEPTPARVDPEPVPDPEPPPPVPVPTAAPTPRPRPAPVSVPAPPRPAPRPERSPASQVESAEARLRRLIAHVARQEPGLAWAVGDRADGSTVLVTDLAHGWIPSGIAVPAGVELLPPQRRRGNPTALMGPTERNVTYRPGDAFRPITELDVTASDPHVRAAEPVPDLGWQLTEATHWRDGLPRMVHTMAKAGAAGTGVVDAELDVLRVHLDTARYQLFAQYPDVTDRLFCNCLLLAATEAIAGGDPVAANYHFAWFLAVTAADGSGWAQ from the coding sequence ATGCGCAGGGCATCTCAGCAGGCCCTGTCGATTCCTGCGTTCCGGACGCCGGTGGACTGCACGCCGTGGGTACTCGGTGGACTGTGGCCCGTTGAACTCAACCAGGTGAGCCCCGAAACCGCTTCGCTTGCAGAGTATCTCCGCAAGGATCTGCAGCGCATCGCGGATTCGGCGAATCAGAAGCTGCGGGAGATCAGCGAGGCACCACTGGAGGAGCCGGTGCGCCAGGCCGAGGAGGCCAGGGTCATCAACGTGGCCCGGGCGTTCGCGGTGCTGCGGGTGGAATCGACGATCCGGCACCTGCGCAAAGAGCCCCTCGGGTTTCAGCCCGAATACCTGAGTCTGGGGGTGGCACCCGAGGAGCCCACCCAGGTGGTCCGGCGCGCCGCGGCGCCTCCGGTGGAGACGACGATCGTGCTCGAGCAGCACGACCAACCGCCGGACCGCACCCCCGAGGCCGCGCCGGTTTCCGAGGCACCGGCAGCCGAGCCCACCCCGGCGCGCGTCGACCCCGAGCCGGTTCCCGACCCCGAACCGCCACCGCCGGTGCCGGTCCCGACGGCCGCGCCCACGCCTCGGCCGCGGCCGGCGCCCGTATCCGTACCGGCCCCGCCGCGGCCCGCCCCCCGGCCCGAGCGGAGCCCGGCCTCGCAGGTCGAGTCCGCTGAGGCGCGGCTGCGGCGGCTGATCGCCCACGTCGCCCGTCAGGAACCGGGACTGGCCTGGGCGGTCGGCGATCGCGCCGATGGTTCCACGGTGTTGGTGACGGATCTGGCGCACGGCTGGATTCCGTCCGGCATCGCCGTGCCCGCGGGGGTGGAACTGCTACCGCCACAACGCCGCCGCGGAAACCCCACCGCTCTCATGGGTCCCACCGAGCGCAACGTCACCTACCGTCCCGGCGACGCATTCCGGCCGATCACCGAGCTGGATGTGACGGCGTCGGACCCCCACGTGCGCGCCGCCGAACCGGTGCCGGACCTCGGCTGGCAGCTCACCGAGGCCACGCATTGGCGCGACGGGCTGCCGCGAATGGTGCACACCATGGCCAAGGCCGGTGCGGCCGGCACCGGGGTTGTCGACGCGGAATTGGACGTGCTGCGGGTGCACCTCGATACCGCCCGCTACCAGTTGTTTGCGCAATATCCGGACGTGACCGACCGGCTGTTCTGTAATTGTCTGCTGCTGGCCGCGACCGAGGCGATCGCCGGTGGGGATCCGGTGGCGGCGAACTACCATTTTGCCTGGTTCCTCGCGGTGACGGCCGCCGACGGGAGCGGTTGGGCCCAATAG
- a CDS encoding DUF2710 family protein, with the protein MSGPQGAEERADKALVDAVLRELSEAADKWEALVEEAERITFTVDLGDIHAVANADGKLVQLNLHPRATEYSHVELADRLNLAFAALRDEAEADNSARYGGSLR; encoded by the coding sequence GTGTCGGGGCCCCAGGGTGCGGAGGAACGTGCCGACAAGGCTCTGGTCGACGCGGTTCTCCGCGAGTTGAGTGAAGCGGCTGACAAATGGGAAGCGCTCGTGGAAGAGGCCGAGCGGATAACTTTCACGGTGGATTTGGGGGATATTCATGCGGTTGCCAACGCCGACGGAAAGCTCGTGCAGTTGAACCTGCATCCGCGAGCCACCGAATACTCGCATGTCGAACTCGCCGACCGACTCAACCTGGCATTTGCCGCGCTTCGCGACGAAGCGGAGGCCGATAACAGTGCCAGGTACGGCGGCAGCCTGCGCTGA
- the eccB gene encoding type VII secretion protein EccB has translation MPLNLSNRDQNSGHLFYNRRLKAAITRFSVRMKHDDRKQHAALALSIVFVLIGVGWMALLHFLKPAGLVGESSIIGDRETGAVYAKIDGRLYPALNLTSARLATGSNAAPTWVKSAEIRKFPTGPRIGIPGAPDDLAVTGGGVSAWSVCDTAAARGSAAGPVVTSIAGQLSRYGRAAAMEPNQAVLATHGGATYLVWNGQRSRIDPRDRSLTFNLGLDPGQTSPIAMSNALFDALPATEPLVVPAIPELGRPSRWLPEVPVGTVLQSKDAAGTVSGFYVLLPGGVQKISAFVADLLRTAVSQTSAAPLLVTPDKLVGIPDVSELNIGFYPSARLNFIDTDANPVTCVGWEKMATDRQAGVTVFNGKGLPVSPSMDSHLVKLVRDDRHPDSVVADQILLLPGAPNFVATTSGVVTSDTRESLFWISPQGVRYGISWDDQTLNAIGLNPGSAVQAPWPIIRTFASGPAISREDALLARDTLPSGGTAARIPGMGG, from the coding sequence GTGCCGCTGAATTTGTCGAACCGGGACCAGAACTCAGGTCACCTCTTCTACAACCGCAGGTTGAAGGCGGCGATCACCCGGTTCTCCGTGCGGATGAAGCACGACGATCGCAAACAGCATGCCGCGCTGGCGTTGTCGATCGTGTTCGTCCTGATCGGCGTCGGCTGGATGGCGCTGCTGCACTTCCTGAAGCCGGCCGGACTCGTCGGCGAGTCCAGCATCATCGGGGACCGGGAGACCGGTGCGGTCTACGCCAAGATCGACGGCCGGCTCTACCCCGCGCTTAATCTCACCTCGGCGCGGTTGGCCACCGGTTCCAACGCGGCCCCGACATGGGTGAAATCCGCTGAGATACGGAAGTTTCCGACCGGTCCGCGCATCGGGATCCCCGGCGCCCCGGACGACCTGGCGGTGACCGGCGGCGGCGTGTCGGCGTGGTCGGTGTGTGACACCGCGGCGGCCCGCGGTTCCGCGGCCGGACCGGTGGTGACCTCGATCGCGGGGCAGCTGTCCCGCTACGGGCGCGCCGCGGCGATGGAACCGAATCAGGCCGTGCTGGCCACCCACGGCGGCGCGACCTACCTGGTGTGGAACGGGCAGCGCTCCCGGATCGACCCCCGCGATCGGTCGCTGACGTTCAACCTGGGTCTGGATCCGGGCCAAACCTCCCCCATCGCGATGTCCAATGCCCTGTTCGACGCGCTGCCGGCCACCGAACCCCTGGTGGTCCCGGCCATTCCCGAGTTGGGCCGGCCGTCGCGCTGGCTGCCCGAGGTTCCGGTGGGCACCGTTCTGCAGAGCAAGGACGCCGCGGGCACGGTCAGCGGCTTCTACGTGCTGTTGCCGGGCGGCGTGCAGAAGATCAGCGCGTTCGTCGCCGACCTGTTGCGCACCGCGGTGTCTCAGACGTCGGCCGCGCCGCTGCTGGTGACCCCGGACAAGCTGGTGGGCATTCCCGATGTCAGCGAACTCAACATCGGCTTCTACCCGAGTGCGCGCCTGAACTTCATTGACACCGACGCCAATCCGGTGACCTGCGTGGGGTGGGAGAAGATGGCCACCGACCGGCAGGCAGGAGTCACCGTGTTCAACGGCAAGGGCCTGCCGGTGTCGCCCAGCATGGACTCGCATCTGGTCAAGCTGGTCCGGGACGATCGGCATCCGGATTCGGTGGTGGCCGACCAGATTCTGCTGTTGCCGGGCGCCCCCAACTTCGTCGCCACCACCAGCGGTGTCGTCACCTCGGATACCCGGGAAAGTCTGTTCTGGATCTCCCCGCAGGGGGTCCGGTACGGAATCAGTTGGGATGATCAAACTTTGAACGCCATCGGGCTCAATCCGGGCAGCGCTGTGCAGGCACCGTGGCCGATCATCCGGACCTTCGCGTCGGGTCCGGCGATCAGCCGCGAGGATGCACTGCTGGCCCGGGACACCCTGCCCAGCGGGGGAACGGCCGCACGCATTCCAGGCATGGGAGGGTAA
- the eccCa gene encoding type VII secretion protein EccCa — protein MSKRGFVRAPRKPAPSVPPARVAVNAPLELPEREPRNILLMIAIPALLVGILGMLVVMYTSGARSMRGGFFPMIGLIGFAAMMFSGRFGRARKMTWGEQEKQRRIYLRQLDEDRDEIQRAAHDQRHSQLFVHGDPQQLDTVIGGPRMWERRNTDVDFLDVRLGIGVQQSSESAVSLQWPEVPVGEELEPVTGRALRDFILEQSKIRGIGKVLSLRSKPGFSFLGPEPDELRSLMRAVLCSLAVYHSPSDLKIMVVTRHPEAWQWVVWLPHNQHDEMFDACGLRRLVFASPMDLEVALDAELHRKGRGPWAPPSGSSPLSMPSPMEATGGSALGPHWVIIDDSVGTPEQWEGITGQKGMAGITVLRLATRPGVGVGFAEQDERFELREGRLRHREAFYAVADMLAESTADRYARAIARWSPTTAGELSETDSQGGELLRLLGISDPRKLEVDRLWAESRGRGDPKWGMVPVGVRPNGELEHIILRAKDFGGYGFHSVVIGTSGSGKSEYFLSLCNGIALTHSPETFIVIFVDMKFESAAQDLEGLPHVAGSLSNLGKDDRHLAERMRKAINGEIARRYRLFKDAGARDANEYEEMRLAGRDLEPVPILLVIIDEYLELFHHHQDWIDLVIHIGQEGRGCNVFFTLGGQRLDLSSLSKAKSNIAFRVALRAETAEDSRDVIGSDAALHLPSQKNGYALLKVGPRELEQFRCFYVSAPFVLPKKTSTVDKTVDLSFGQPRALTWEYQPLSEEDSAALAVADDPEEPDEYLYHADGFKKKKLLEVIRDSLLAHPARPPHRIWLPPLEESECADALVQRFRGRPWHVDYGQNPGLVIPVGVVDIPEDHQQNVHVLDVEMDNVMVVGTAQRGKSSTLMTLMMSAALMYRPDRVTFFCIGATLYAIEDLPHVAGVVSVTDTEGVSRTIATLEGLIRAREAAFKHYQIDISEFRERRFGAAGGGGTDPDDKFGDVFLVVDNFGDLYEKDMALGDRVIALARQGLSYGVHVMTSSNGWLVGQRQALVGVSNARIELRLSNPDETAMNTGIEHRKAARRVLDRPGFGITRTSHELLVGIPEITGPGGERIGTRQVGRVIAGVTGADRVEALVRLPDRVGLGELVTAHRASPAAVDPWAIPFALGETALQPVTLNTRVSPNLLVVGRQGCGKTSTLAAVGQSVMAALSPEQAQIIIIDPKTSLIGKVQGPHVRAYAYTAEDVDQVLESLAAELQDRLPPSGLSQEELLSRTTWQGPHYFVLIDDEQELRPSGAVLGKPAAVGPLLPLIERSREVGLHIVVSRLPGNWAGASAMNPLMQRLTSSRTPTLFMDNDPTVVKVYGRISAQQLPPGRGQLVSTEGEIEGVLVGFPDPATSTSAEITSAPQPSTP, from the coding sequence ATGTCCAAACGGGGTTTCGTCCGGGCACCGCGTAAGCCGGCACCATCGGTGCCGCCGGCCCGCGTCGCGGTCAACGCGCCGCTGGAGTTGCCCGAGCGCGAACCGCGCAACATCCTGCTGATGATCGCGATCCCGGCCCTGCTGGTGGGCATCCTGGGAATGCTGGTGGTGATGTACACCTCCGGGGCGCGCTCGATGCGGGGCGGCTTCTTCCCGATGATCGGCCTGATCGGGTTTGCGGCAATGATGTTCAGCGGCCGGTTCGGCCGCGCCCGTAAGATGACTTGGGGCGAGCAGGAGAAACAACGCCGGATCTACCTGCGCCAGCTCGACGAGGACCGCGACGAGATCCAGCGCGCGGCCCACGATCAACGGCACAGCCAGCTGTTCGTCCACGGCGACCCGCAGCAGTTGGACACCGTGATCGGCGGTCCGCGGATGTGGGAGCGGCGCAACACCGACGTCGACTTCCTCGATGTCCGCCTCGGCATCGGCGTCCAGCAATCCAGCGAATCGGCGGTCTCGCTGCAGTGGCCCGAGGTGCCGGTCGGCGAGGAACTCGAGCCCGTCACCGGGCGCGCCCTGCGCGACTTCATCCTGGAGCAGAGCAAGATTCGCGGCATCGGCAAGGTGCTGAGCCTGCGGTCCAAACCGGGGTTCAGCTTTCTCGGGCCGGAACCGGACGAGCTGCGCAGCCTGATGCGGGCCGTGCTGTGCTCGCTGGCGGTGTACCACAGTCCCAGCGATCTGAAGATCATGGTAGTCACGCGGCATCCCGAGGCCTGGCAGTGGGTGGTGTGGCTGCCGCACAACCAGCACGACGAGATGTTCGATGCGTGCGGACTGCGACGGTTGGTGTTCGCCTCGCCGATGGACCTCGAGGTCGCCCTCGATGCCGAACTGCACCGCAAGGGCCGCGGCCCCTGGGCGCCGCCGTCGGGCAGCAGCCCGCTGTCGATGCCCTCGCCGATGGAGGCGACGGGAGGCTCGGCCCTGGGCCCGCACTGGGTGATCATCGACGACAGTGTGGGCACCCCCGAGCAGTGGGAGGGCATCACCGGCCAGAAGGGCATGGCCGGAATCACCGTGCTGCGGTTGGCGACCCGCCCCGGCGTCGGGGTCGGGTTCGCCGAGCAGGACGAGCGCTTCGAACTGCGGGAAGGACGCCTGCGGCATCGCGAGGCCTTCTACGCCGTGGCCGACATGCTGGCCGAGAGCACCGCGGACCGCTATGCGCGCGCGATCGCCCGCTGGTCGCCGACCACCGCCGGCGAGCTTTCCGAGACCGACAGCCAGGGCGGCGAGTTGCTGCGGCTGCTGGGCATCAGCGACCCACGCAAACTCGAGGTGGACCGGCTGTGGGCGGAGAGCCGCGGGCGCGGCGACCCCAAATGGGGCATGGTCCCGGTGGGCGTGCGCCCCAACGGGGAGCTCGAACACATCATCCTGCGCGCCAAGGACTTCGGTGGCTACGGCTTCCACTCGGTGGTGATCGGCACGTCGGGTTCGGGTAAGTCGGAGTACTTCCTGTCGTTGTGCAACGGGATCGCGTTGACGCATTCGCCGGAGACGTTCATCGTCATCTTCGTCGACATGAAGTTCGAATCGGCCGCCCAGGACCTCGAGGGCCTGCCGCACGTGGCCGGCTCGCTGTCGAACCTGGGCAAGGACGACCGGCATCTGGCGGAACGGATGCGCAAGGCGATCAACGGTGAGATCGCCCGTCGCTACCGGCTTTTCAAGGACGCCGGTGCGCGTGACGCCAACGAGTACGAGGAGATGCGGCTGGCCGGCCGGGATCTGGAACCCGTGCCGATCCTGCTGGTCATCATCGACGAATACCTCGAACTGTTCCACCACCATCAGGACTGGATCGACCTCGTCATCCACATCGGGCAGGAAGGCCGCGGCTGTAACGTCTTCTTCACGCTCGGCGGGCAGCGACTGGACTTGTCGTCGCTGAGCAAGGCCAAGAGCAACATCGCCTTCCGGGTCGCGCTGCGCGCCGAGACCGCCGAGGATTCGCGCGACGTGATCGGCAGCGACGCCGCCCTGCACCTGCCGTCGCAGAAGAACGGCTACGCGCTGTTGAAGGTGGGCCCGCGCGAACTCGAACAGTTCCGCTGCTTCTACGTGTCGGCGCCGTTCGTGTTGCCGAAGAAGACCAGCACCGTCGACAAGACGGTGGACCTGAGCTTCGGTCAGCCGCGCGCCCTGACCTGGGAGTACCAGCCGCTGTCCGAGGAGGACAGTGCGGCCCTGGCGGTCGCCGACGATCCCGAGGAACCCGACGAATACCTATATCACGCCGACGGATTCAAGAAGAAGAAACTACTGGAGGTCATCCGGGACTCGCTGCTGGCGCACCCGGCGCGGCCTCCGCATCGGATCTGGCTGCCGCCGCTGGAGGAGTCCGAGTGCGCCGACGCGCTGGTGCAGCGGTTCCGGGGGCGGCCCTGGCACGTCGACTACGGCCAGAACCCCGGGCTGGTGATTCCCGTCGGCGTGGTCGACATCCCCGAGGATCACCAACAGAACGTGCACGTCCTCGATGTCGAGATGGACAACGTGATGGTGGTGGGCACCGCGCAGCGCGGCAAGTCCAGCACGCTGATGACGTTGATGATGTCGGCGGCGCTGATGTATCGGCCGGATCGGGTGACGTTCTTCTGCATCGGCGCCACCCTGTACGCGATCGAGGATCTGCCGCACGTTGCCGGCGTGGTCAGTGTGACTGACACCGAAGGGGTTTCGCGCACCATCGCCACCCTGGAGGGTTTGATCCGGGCCCGCGAGGCGGCGTTCAAGCACTATCAGATCGATATCTCGGAGTTCCGCGAACGCCGGTTCGGCGCCGCCGGTGGCGGCGGAACCGACCCGGACGACAAGTTCGGCGACGTCTTCCTGGTGGTCGACAACTTCGGTGACCTCTACGAAAAGGACATGGCCCTCGGCGACCGGGTGATCGCGCTGGCCCGGCAGGGCCTGTCCTACGGGGTGCACGTGATGACGAGTAGCAACGGGTGGCTGGTCGGACAGCGCCAGGCCCTGGTCGGGGTCTCGAACGCACGAATCGAGTTGCGGCTCAGTAACCCCGACGAGACCGCGATGAACACCGGCATCGAGCACCGCAAGGCGGCTCGGCGGGTGCTGGACCGGCCCGGCTTCGGTATCACCCGCACCAGCCACGAACTGTTGGTGGGCATCCCGGAGATCACCGGCCCGGGCGGGGAGCGCATCGGCACCCGCCAGGTGGGCCGGGTCATCGCCGGGGTGACCGGCGCCGATCGCGTCGAGGCCCTGGTGCGGCTGCCCGATCGCGTCGGCCTCGGCGAACTCGTCACCGCACACCGGGCCAGCCCGGCCGCCGTCGACCCGTGGGCGATCCCGTTCGCGCTCGGGGAGACCGCACTGCAGCCGGTGACTCTCAATACCCGGGTGTCGCCGAACCTGTTGGTGGTGGGGCGGCAGGGCTGCGGCAAGACCTCGACGCTGGCTGCCGTCGGGCAGTCGGTGATGGCCGCGCTGTCGCCCGAGCAGGCGCAAATTATCATCATCGACCCCAAGACCAGCCTGATCGGCAAGGTGCAGGGCCCGCACGTGCGCGCCTACGCCTACACCGCCGAGGACGTCGACCAGGTGCTCGAATCCCTGGCCGCCGAGTTGCAGGACCGGCTCCCGCCGTCCGGACTCAGCCAGGAGGAGTTGCTGAGTCGGACGACATGGCAGGGTCCGCACTATTTCGTGCTGATCGATGACGAGCAGGAGTTGCGCCCCTCCGGCGCGGTGCTGGGCAAGCCCGCGGCGGTGGGTCCGCTGCTTCCGCTCATCGAACGCAGCCGCGAAGTCGGCCTGCACATCGTCGTGTCTCGTTTGCCAGGAAACTGGGCCGGTGCATCGGCGATGAACCCGCTGATGCAGCGGCTGACCAGTTCCCGGACGCCGACGCTGTTCATGGACAACGATCCGACCGTGGTCAAGGTCTACGGCCGGATCTCCGCGCAGCAGTTGCCGCCCGGCCGGGGTCAGCTGGTCTCGACCGAGGGTGAGATCGAGGGGGTGTTGGTGGGCTTTCCGGACCCCGCCACGTCCACATCCGCAGAAATAACGTCCGCACCACAGCCCAGCACACCTTAG
- a CDS encoding PE family protein, whose product MTNPIVDVTPPMVGLSAATEAGVAAAQGASAGAASAALLGILEMAGDVTSIAFANALRASGAAYVAALTEHTVQRGMFAGAQGIAGATFEATETARSAAAALTSAVL is encoded by the coding sequence ATGACGAACCCGATTGTCGATGTCACGCCACCCATGGTCGGTTTGTCCGCGGCCACCGAGGCGGGCGTCGCCGCCGCCCAGGGGGCCAGCGCGGGGGCCGCCTCGGCGGCGCTGCTGGGCATCTTGGAGATGGCCGGCGATGTCACTTCGATCGCCTTCGCCAACGCCCTACGGGCCTCCGGCGCGGCCTACGTCGCCGCCCTCACGGAACACACCGTGCAACGTGGCATGTTTGCCGGTGCGCAGGGGATCGCGGGTGCCACCTTCGAGGCGACCGAGACCGCGCGCAGCGCCGCAGCCGCCCTGACTTCAGCGGTGTTGTAG
- a CDS encoding PPE domain-containing protein, protein MIDPGWAIRTPDQNDLLLKAAPGGLPSMMAALAAYTAEMASTETAAGVSTSNMLALSAEFQGATSVASTATVTGINTVAHLLFGWLAEKPPLIGTAVNAFTTAYSSMIPAALCVLNREEWGMFNALNTVLPGMFVIPMADRDREYFGHFWPNNASTGAAYSATLTSLMPLLAVPPPITPQNAAPAMPAAAASAMAETAATTAAGDAMRASSKAAGQFSSAGGNGAGSFMDVAQNALGPAQKAFDALPQAFEGILGMPTSMMQPAMSAVQGLTGMFGGSFNGANAGAAGDAIRPGGAGMPGAGGLGVATGGGGGGIGSPAAAQGMTSYVRPASGFAPENGGRATGLRSPGLLNATEMRGPAMAGGGAMPMGPAGMLARGQGEGGQEQVTRARIVTEGDRDRT, encoded by the coding sequence ATGATCGACCCAGGCTGGGCGATACGCACGCCCGACCAGAATGATTTGCTGCTCAAGGCGGCCCCGGGGGGCCTCCCGAGCATGATGGCGGCCCTGGCGGCCTACACCGCCGAGATGGCGTCCACCGAGACCGCCGCGGGTGTATCGACGTCGAACATGTTGGCGCTCAGCGCCGAGTTCCAGGGTGCGACCAGCGTGGCCTCGACCGCCACCGTCACCGGGATCAACACCGTGGCGCATCTGCTGTTCGGGTGGCTCGCGGAGAAGCCCCCGCTGATCGGGACCGCGGTCAACGCGTTCACCACGGCCTATTCCTCGATGATCCCGGCCGCACTGTGCGTGCTCAACCGCGAGGAGTGGGGGATGTTCAACGCACTGAACACGGTCCTGCCGGGCATGTTCGTGATCCCCATGGCCGACCGGGACCGCGAGTACTTCGGCCACTTCTGGCCGAACAATGCCAGTACCGGCGCCGCCTACTCGGCGACGTTGACCTCCCTGATGCCGTTGTTGGCGGTGCCGCCGCCGATCACGCCGCAGAACGCGGCCCCTGCCATGCCGGCGGCCGCGGCGTCGGCGATGGCGGAGACCGCCGCCACGACCGCGGCCGGCGACGCGATGCGTGCCTCCAGCAAGGCGGCCGGTCAATTCTCCTCGGCCGGCGGCAACGGCGCGGGATCGTTCATGGATGTCGCCCAGAACGCGCTCGGTCCGGCTCAGAAGGCGTTCGACGCGCTGCCGCAGGCCTTCGAGGGCATCCTCGGAATGCCCACGTCGATGATGCAGCCCGCGATGTCGGCGGTGCAGGGCTTGACCGGAATGTTCGGCGGTTCGTTCAACGGAGCCAATGCGGGCGCCGCCGGGGACGCGATCCGGCCCGGCGGGGCGGGGATGCCGGGCGCCGGTGGACTCGGCGTGGCCACCGGCGGTGGCGGCGGCGGCATCGGATCCCCCGCTGCCGCACAGGGTATGACGAGCTACGTGCGTCCGGCGAGCGGTTTCGCGCCCGAGAACGGCGGCCGCGCGACGGGGCTGCGATCCCCGGGGCTGCTCAACGCGACGGAGATGCGCGGGCCGGCGATGGCGGGCGGCGGCGCGATGCCGATGGGACCGGCCGGCATGCTTGCCCGTGGCCAGGGTGAGGGCGGGCAGGAACAGGTGACCCGCGCGCGCATCGTGACCGAGGGGGACCGGGACAGAACCTAG
- a CDS encoding WXG100 family type VII secretion target has translation MTQITYNKAAIAEAADRVIHNAAGMGDDYTDVHNRTSALLGEFSGKNAVTYAEHQTQFMQGFESLIETVMQFGATVHAVLGNATATDVTLASRM, from the coding sequence ATGACTCAGATCACGTACAACAAGGCAGCCATCGCGGAGGCCGCCGACCGGGTGATTCACAACGCCGCCGGGATGGGCGACGACTACACCGACGTCCACAACCGGACCAGTGCCCTGCTCGGCGAGTTCTCCGGCAAGAACGCCGTGACCTACGCCGAGCATCAGACCCAGTTCATGCAGGGTTTCGAGAGCCTGATCGAAACAGTGATGCAATTCGGCGCGACCGTGCACGCGGTGTTGGGCAATGCGACGGCCACCGACGTGACGCTGGCCAGCAGGATGTGA
- a CDS encoding ESX secretion-associated protein EspG, whose protein sequence is MLTTTIDGLFVLQVLSGIEVLAPELGLRPHLPSVESKEAALELPIAAELREQGVIDEAGGVDGPVLEWLTVVARRDVALLLHVLTPDHDGQPRRVLLARYAQWWVALERTDHLIRLSPAGTATAEGTASTVVTDQLNRLCGSQAPAPLRPVTLDAAALVESVQDRDGLRRYLMTQSLDADQIRLLVLAGDPSQSAQASIAAVQSGVATESPTRAVSGADSAAIVDTPEGRLVYETIRRDGKKWLLVSPGTTKCIADAVGQILRGLPASADWYSYRKVV, encoded by the coding sequence ATGCTGACCACCACGATCGATGGACTCTTTGTCCTGCAAGTGCTTTCGGGCATCGAGGTGCTGGCGCCCGAGCTCGGGCTGCGGCCGCACCTGCCCAGTGTCGAGAGCAAGGAGGCGGCGCTGGAGCTTCCGATCGCGGCCGAGCTGCGGGAGCAGGGCGTCATCGACGAAGCCGGTGGTGTGGACGGGCCGGTGCTGGAATGGCTCACGGTGGTCGCCCGGCGCGACGTCGCACTGCTGCTGCACGTGCTGACCCCGGATCACGACGGCCAGCCCAGGCGAGTGCTGCTGGCGCGGTACGCGCAGTGGTGGGTGGCCCTGGAACGCACGGATCATCTGATCCGACTCAGTCCGGCCGGGACCGCGACGGCCGAAGGCACCGCGAGCACCGTCGTCACCGACCAGCTCAACCGGCTCTGCGGCAGCCAGGCACCGGCCCCGCTGCGGCCGGTGACCCTGGATGCGGCAGCGCTGGTGGAATCCGTACAAGACCGCGACGGGTTGCGGCGCTACCTGATGACGCAGTCCCTCGACGCCGACCAGATCCGGCTGCTGGTATTGGCCGGGGACCCAAGCCAATCGGCGCAGGCGTCGATCGCGGCCGTGCAGTCGGGGGTGGCGACCGAATCGCCGACCCGGGCGGTCAGCGGCGCCGACTCGGCGGCCATCGTGGACACCCCCGAGGGTCGACTGGTCTACGAGACCATCCGGCGCGACGGCAAGAAATGGCTCTTGGTGAGTCCGGGTACAACGAAGTGTATTGCCGATGCCGTGGGCCAGATCCTGCGCGGACTCCCCGCCAGTGCTGACTGGTATTCGTACCGAAAGGTTGTGTAA